A window from Cryptomeria japonica chromosome 1, Sugi_1.0, whole genome shotgun sequence encodes these proteins:
- the LOC131042503 gene encoding uncharacterized protein LOC131042503, protein MYILTATDYFTKLVEVIPTKRATSVVVCLFLKENIVSRFGVHRKIVTDNASFFSYYEIIEFCFDHGITLSHSFDYYPQRNGQVESSNKNLVTIIKKLVDKKQRTWHKALFDALWVDRITPKREINMSPFQLLYGKNVKILITLELPSLKLAKAIEDEIYQSLLDKRIMFLSQLEEARVEVVDHISAHQS, encoded by the coding sequence ATGTACATACTcactgcaacagattacttcaccAAATTGGTGGAGGTAATTCCCACTAAGCGAGCTACTTCAGTAGTGGTTTGTCTATTTTTGAAAGAAAACATtgtttcaaggtttggtgttcatCGTAAGATAGTTACTGATAATGCTTCTTTCTTTTCATATTATGAGATCATTGAATTTTGTTTTGATCATGGTATTACCCTTTCACATTCATTTGATTATTATCCGCAaagaaatggtcaagttgaatcaagcaacaagaacttgGTTACCATTATCAAGAAGCTTGTTGATAAGAAACAAAGGACTTGGCACAAAGCTCTTTTTGATGCACTTTGGGTGGATCGTATCACACCCAAGAGGGAAATAAACATGTCTCCTTTCCAACTTTTGTATGGGAAGAATGTCAAAATTCTTATCACATTGGAACTTCCATCTTTGAAGCTTGCCAAGGCTATTGAAGATGAGATCTACCAAAGTTTGCTTGATAAGCGGATCATGTTTCTTTCTCAGTTGGAAGAAGCAAGGGTTGAGGTGGTAGATCATATTTCTGCTCATCAAAGTTAG